A genomic segment from Salmo trutta chromosome 38, fSalTru1.1, whole genome shotgun sequence encodes:
- the LOC115177897 gene encoding B-cell receptor CD22-like: MLSTPDLQVKVTTTLLSMTLTCSTTCTLTGNPTYIWYRNSTIGQEDSSPSYSVHLKTEDSFYCAVKGINSPAVYGPKNTSVSISPSGEIVEGSSVNLTCSSVANPPVDKYTWYKITYKKMSMRHSGQRYTIHNISSEEREGYYCEALNIIGREHIPVHINVTSVFPWVPVVGVGAVLTAGALLLTIYCSLKRRHTGGSDATADTQIKGLPCDTAPQIDAEPSDYENWGEPPQNLDSDTDPQIDAEPPDYENWGEPPQNLD, from the exons ATGTTATCTACTCCAGACCTGCAGGTGAAGGTGACCACTACATTGTTGTCAAtgacactgacctgtagcaccacctgtactctgactggtaaccccacctacatctggtacaggAACAGCACGATTGGACAAGAGGACTCCTCCCCCTCGTACTCAGTCCACTTAAAAACTGAAGACAGCTTCTACTGTGCTGTAAAAGGCATCAattctcctgcagtgt ATGGCCCAAAGAACACCTCAGTGTCAatcagtccctctggtgaaatagtggagggcagttcagtgaatctgacctgcagcagtgttgccaacccacctgtggacaaatacacctggtacaagatAACATACAAGAAAATGTCAATGAGACATTCTGGACAGAGATACACCATCCATAACATCagctctgaggagagagagggatactaCTGCGAGGCTCTGAACATTATAGGGAGAGAACATATCCCTGTCCATATTAATGTTACAT cagtgtttccctgggttcctgtggtgggggtgggggctgtCCTGACTGCTGGAGCTCTGCTACTCACCATCTACTGCAGTCTGAAGAG GAGACACACAGGAGGAAGTGATGCCACAGCAGACACACAG ATTAAGGGACTCCCCTGTGACACAGCCCCTCAGATAGATGCTGAGCCCTCCGATTATGAGAACTGgggagaaccaccacagaacctggacagTGACACAGACCCTCAGATAGATGCTGAGCCCCCCGATTATGAGAACTGgggagaaccaccacagaacctggactga